Proteins encoded together in one Myxococcales bacterium window:
- a CDS encoding DUF2520 domain-containing protein, whose protein sequence is MRTTTRKSKLRVHVQGSGKVGRGLAKALRERGAKVTLRAARDGLPARIDADIVVLAVRDKDLGPLAAALAASGKVPKRAVCVHVAGSQEADVLAPLRPVCAGIAQMHPMIAFASLDHQPSLDRGQLHVHGDESAMVRARELGRLLGMSARTLPEMNKVLYHAAAGLVANGAAALAALGAELLGVAGVPREVAPKMLGPLLRSVAENVEALGFPEALTGPIRRGDAATLRRQGLLLRDRLPALLPFYVESGRAQLPLARAIGDAPAASFDEVEQALDEFSRG, encoded by the coding sequence ATGCGCACGACGACACGCAAGTCCAAGCTCCGTGTTCACGTCCAGGGCTCGGGGAAGGTGGGCCGAGGGCTGGCGAAGGCGCTCCGCGAGCGGGGCGCCAAGGTGACGCTACGCGCGGCTCGCGACGGGCTCCCTGCCCGCATCGACGCGGACATCGTGGTGCTGGCGGTCCGCGACAAGGACCTCGGGCCCCTCGCCGCGGCCCTCGCGGCCTCGGGCAAGGTCCCGAAGCGCGCCGTGTGCGTCCACGTCGCGGGCTCCCAAGAGGCCGACGTGCTCGCGCCGCTCCGCCCCGTCTGCGCGGGCATCGCGCAGATGCACCCGATGATCGCGTTCGCGTCGCTCGATCACCAGCCATCGCTCGACCGCGGGCAGCTCCACGTGCACGGCGACGAGAGCGCCATGGTGCGCGCGCGCGAGCTCGGGCGCCTGCTCGGAATGAGCGCTCGGACCCTCCCCGAAATGAACAAGGTTCTTTACCATGCGGCGGCGGGGCTCGTGGCGAACGGCGCGGCCGCGCTCGCGGCGCTCGGCGCGGAGCTGCTCGGTGTCGCCGGGGTGCCGCGCGAGGTCGCCCCGAAGATGCTCGGCCCGCTCCTCCGCAGCGTGGCCGAGAACGTCGAGGCGCTCGGCTTCCCCGAGGCGCTGACGGGGCCGATCCGCCGAGGCGACGCGGCCACCCTGCGTCGTCAGGGTCTTTTGTTGCGGGATCGCCTCCCCGCCCTCCTGCCTTTCTACGTCGAGAGCGGTCGCGCGCAGCTCCCCCTCGCGCGCGCCATCGGCGACGCCCCCGCTGCGTCCTTCGACGAGGTCGAGCAGGCGCTCGACGAGTTCTCCCGAGGCTGA
- a CDS encoding nicotinate-nicotinamide nucleotide adenylyltransferase: protein MASVAVFGGSFNPPHVAHVLACVLARKTGGVDRVLVVPTYRHAFAKALAPYERRLAMCELAMGDLPGVEISRAEEELGGESRTLRLLEHLARARPHDTFRLLVGADILLETHKWHRWSDVVALAPPLVLGRSGVVHPDAPPPVLPEVSSTTIRELLEARGAGPRDVRLEALVPHAVLEYAESHALYK, encoded by the coding sequence TTGGCGAGCGTGGCCGTCTTCGGGGGCAGCTTCAACCCGCCCCACGTGGCCCACGTGCTCGCCTGCGTGCTGGCCAGAAAGACCGGAGGCGTCGACCGGGTGCTGGTCGTTCCCACGTACCGCCACGCGTTCGCGAAGGCCCTCGCGCCCTACGAAAGGCGCCTCGCCATGTGCGAGCTCGCCATGGGAGATCTCCCGGGCGTCGAGATCTCGCGTGCCGAAGAAGAGCTCGGGGGCGAGAGCCGCACGCTGCGCCTCCTCGAGCACCTCGCACGAGCACGTCCCCACGACACGTTTCGCCTGCTCGTCGGCGCCGACATCCTGCTCGAGACCCACAAGTGGCACCGCTGGAGCGACGTCGTCGCGCTCGCGCCGCCGCTCGTGCTCGGTCGCTCCGGGGTCGTGCACCCCGACGCGCCTCCGCCGGTGCTCCCGGAGGTGTCGAGCACGACGATCCGCGAGCTGCTCGAGGCGCGCGGCGCGGGCCCCCGCGACGTGCGGCTCGAAGCGCTGGTGCCACACGCGGTGCTCGAGTACGCCGAGTCGCATGCACTCTACAAGTAG
- a CDS encoding sulfatase yields MGRWSSLGLLLVAVVFSCNGNGGADKVGGGKGGKGGKTEAPGEPSAIAAAAPSGSGSVAVTGKGRPDGKARPNILFVLADDQRADTLACMPKLGKLLARGTTFKNNFASTPLCCPGRSSILTGKYAHNHGVLSNGDIEDEDGSKSPGAIDFRKNGNEAKTFAGWLQQKGYRTGYFGKYLNAYDKILETEPMHIPPHWDEWRAFSHAEYFDFDLMERGLGETKATRRCYLSNEAEEDRDRKGNHKGTGSAAEKSDSEENAKGKKKGKKKERKCKGVADEVVRNGKENYSTDVLRDQVIGFIRKVTQEGKPWIAHFAPKAPHGPFLSPARYQPDPEEASFSKEALDRLSSCALFDWKGRPPSYLEADMTDKPQWIQESKSKRTAEDRLDRVRHMQLASVLATEDAVEEILKVLGELGVADETVIVYTGDNGFAWGEHWHTHKNCAYEECIRVPLVVVDPRAAGGPRTVDDFTMNVDLAPTFAAWAGASVPEKVDGLSFAGLVDGSAKGPWPRTEVLSECWGPGTAGRPDTHAAVRTKKWKYIEHYADDARTKLRVHDGSPERELYDLEKDPFEVDNLLRLSPANLARTGHTKDFVDTTTADLAAKLRALEAK; encoded by the coding sequence ATGGGGCGTTGGAGCTCGTTGGGGCTGCTTCTCGTGGCGGTCGTCTTCTCCTGCAATGGCAACGGCGGCGCGGACAAGGTCGGCGGTGGCAAGGGGGGAAAAGGTGGGAAGACCGAGGCGCCCGGGGAGCCGAGCGCCATCGCCGCTGCTGCTCCGAGCGGCAGCGGCTCGGTCGCCGTGACCGGCAAGGGGCGGCCCGACGGCAAGGCTCGCCCGAACATCCTCTTCGTGTTGGCCGACGATCAGCGCGCCGACACGCTCGCGTGCATGCCGAAGCTCGGCAAGCTGCTCGCGCGCGGAACGACGTTCAAGAACAACTTCGCCTCGACCCCGCTCTGCTGCCCGGGACGATCGTCCATCTTGACCGGCAAATACGCCCACAACCACGGGGTGCTCTCGAACGGAGACATCGAAGACGAGGACGGCAGCAAATCGCCGGGGGCCATCGACTTCCGGAAGAATGGCAACGAAGCGAAGACGTTCGCCGGATGGCTCCAGCAGAAGGGGTATCGAACCGGGTACTTCGGCAAGTACTTGAATGCCTACGACAAGATCCTCGAGACCGAGCCCATGCACATCCCGCCCCACTGGGACGAGTGGCGGGCCTTCTCGCATGCCGAGTACTTCGACTTCGATCTCATGGAGCGAGGCCTCGGCGAGACCAAAGCGACGCGCCGCTGCTACCTCTCGAACGAGGCCGAGGAGGACCGCGATCGTAAGGGAAATCACAAGGGTACGGGCTCCGCGGCCGAGAAGAGCGACAGCGAGGAGAACGCCAAAGGAAAGAAAAAGGGCAAGAAGAAGGAGCGCAAGTGCAAAGGGGTCGCCGACGAGGTCGTCCGGAATGGCAAGGAGAACTACTCCACCGACGTCCTCCGCGATCAGGTGATCGGGTTCATTCGTAAGGTGACCCAGGAGGGGAAACCCTGGATTGCCCACTTCGCGCCGAAGGCCCCACATGGCCCGTTCTTGTCTCCGGCGCGGTACCAGCCCGATCCCGAGGAGGCGAGCTTCTCGAAAGAGGCCCTCGACCGACTATCGAGCTGCGCGCTCTTCGACTGGAAGGGGCGCCCCCCGAGCTATCTCGAGGCCGACATGACCGACAAGCCGCAGTGGATCCAGGAGTCCAAGTCGAAGCGTACCGCCGAGGACCGCCTCGACCGCGTGCGGCACATGCAGCTCGCCAGCGTGCTCGCGACCGAGGATGCGGTCGAGGAGATCCTCAAGGTGCTCGGGGAGCTCGGCGTCGCCGACGAGACGGTCATCGTCTACACGGGCGACAACGGCTTCGCCTGGGGCGAGCACTGGCACACCCACAAGAACTGCGCTTACGAGGAGTGCATCCGCGTGCCGCTCGTCGTCGTGGATCCGCGCGCGGCGGGCGGGCCACGCACGGTCGACGACTTCACGATGAACGTGGACCTCGCGCCGACGTTCGCCGCGTGGGCCGGCGCGAGCGTGCCCGAAAAGGTCGACGGTTTGAGCTTCGCGGGGCTCGTGGACGGGAGCGCCAAAGGGCCGTGGCCGCGCACGGAGGTCCTCTCGGAGTGCTGGGGCCCGGGCACGGCCGGCCGCCCCGACACCCACGCCGCGGTGCGGACCAAGAAGTGGAAATACATCGAGCACTACGCCGACGACGCGCGCACCAAGCTCCGCGTGCACGACGGCAGCCCCGAGCGCGAGCTCTACGATCTCGAGAAGGATCCGTTCGAGGTCGACAACCTCCTCCGGCTCTCCCCCGCGAACCTCGCTCGGACCGGCCACACGAAGGACTTCGTCGACACGACCACCGCCGACCTCGCCGCCAAGCTGAGGGCGCTCGAGGCGAAATAG
- a CDS encoding sigma 54-interacting transcriptional regulator, with translation MALSAVSAAPVSLAGHTARGFVELDDRVASLAPGVLVVRAPASSVRAVLEHLARRVEQAGARACVCAGGVGAPAFHLAASELGAKKAFDAQTLAEELVAAAARSRHVLLAPLPDEGTWDRAVATELLSTPRSALIVLVAGGEASLPGAEPFEVRATFDEPERHRFLSVALEHGVRARGEASVDDLARSAARIATPERSVDRTADEARVLGALALVGRPFPEALLPSLVDTDGPLAAAVTSLVADGALVRRDGAIALARPEAPEGDGAKVASALLAHFPRDGWAVGHAAELLVAIDPARADAVHAEALSMLADPAAKQEVRRRWAKLVAGDPALLLRAASRALDADAFDEARTWAEACARAGITSASVYLVLGRALMGLGDLTGAKVALETARSREATSPELRPAIAVELAELAFAKGMFDTTRAEAELARSGDAKVALRASNLLGKIRLAEGKWDEADAHFAGDAMAANAAGLAREALRARMNRAIAILSKGLLDEAELMLRAILADAERAEDQFACAYTLTNLAVVAWTRHDYGTALDCLERTFARRRALGSPATIRHTVASLAELRLRLGLFDHAAHTVAFGRRAPMSPADAAQFAIVAARISLAKADSVGARREVEAAIADATAAADKELVGEAYRVAARISLDEGDVAACRAHLAEPSAPGTTGRAKAEHGLLGALAARAAGAADLELARAALRHAREAGDEEILCEILHLMALTHRDAGDVTAARGFCEQAAQIRARVADGLRIDVRGAFLAKAEGIALTRLQTALTEAPSEVDVEPSPRTERSPREKAPESQREIVGDDPQIRALVASIKKVARSSATVLVRGESGTGKELVAEALHRASDRAQGPLVSVNCAALVETLLLSELFGHEKGAFTGAGSRRRGRFEMAEGGTLFLDEIGDISPRTQVALLRVLQEKTFERVGGTTPVRANVRIVCATHRDLRAMVERGEFREDLYYRLRGIQLEVPALRQRPGDIGKIADSLLARIAQERSETPKRLTDAALELLRAHRWPGNIRELENALRAASLFTEGELIDAAELVDNVEDLRAVAQAVPAPLSLRSSVMPPAPPSLESVPQITHTDDEDDAPLPTGEANATAIAYEQVRQGQVSLFDIKRQIERDCIARALSETKGNITKAAALLGMKRPRLSQLVKQYGLAATSTEGL, from the coding sequence GTGGCTTTGTCGGCAGTGAGCGCAGCACCGGTGTCCCTCGCGGGGCACACGGCACGGGGGTTCGTCGAGCTCGACGACCGCGTGGCGAGCCTCGCGCCTGGCGTGCTGGTCGTCCGTGCTCCAGCCTCGAGCGTGCGCGCGGTGCTCGAGCACCTGGCTCGCCGTGTCGAGCAGGCTGGCGCGCGCGCGTGCGTGTGCGCAGGTGGAGTGGGCGCCCCCGCGTTCCACCTCGCCGCGTCCGAGCTCGGCGCCAAGAAGGCGTTCGACGCCCAAACCCTCGCCGAAGAGCTCGTCGCGGCCGCGGCCCGCTCGCGCCACGTGCTCCTCGCCCCCCTCCCCGACGAGGGCACCTGGGATCGCGCCGTGGCGACCGAGCTGCTCTCGACCCCGCGCAGCGCGCTCATCGTGCTCGTCGCGGGAGGAGAGGCCTCGCTGCCGGGTGCGGAGCCGTTCGAGGTGCGCGCCACCTTCGACGAGCCCGAGCGGCATCGTTTTCTCTCCGTCGCCCTCGAGCACGGCGTCCGCGCGCGCGGCGAGGCCTCGGTCGACGACCTCGCGCGCTCCGCGGCGCGCATCGCTACCCCGGAGCGGTCGGTCGATCGCACGGCGGACGAGGCTCGCGTGCTCGGCGCGCTCGCCCTCGTCGGGAGGCCCTTCCCGGAGGCGCTCCTGCCCTCGCTCGTCGACACGGACGGCCCCCTCGCGGCGGCGGTCACTTCGCTCGTGGCCGACGGCGCGCTCGTACGCCGTGACGGCGCGATCGCGCTGGCGCGACCCGAGGCGCCCGAAGGTGACGGCGCGAAGGTCGCTTCGGCGCTCCTCGCCCACTTCCCGAGAGACGGTTGGGCGGTCGGCCACGCGGCCGAGCTGCTCGTCGCGATCGATCCCGCGCGCGCCGACGCCGTGCACGCCGAGGCGCTCTCGATGCTCGCGGATCCTGCGGCAAAACAAGAGGTTCGGCGGCGCTGGGCGAAGCTCGTCGCAGGCGACCCGGCCCTCTTGCTCCGCGCCGCGTCGCGTGCCCTCGACGCCGACGCGTTCGACGAGGCCCGGACGTGGGCGGAAGCGTGCGCACGCGCGGGGATCACGTCTGCCTCGGTGTACCTCGTGCTCGGGCGCGCGCTCATGGGCCTCGGAGATCTCACGGGCGCCAAGGTGGCCCTCGAGACTGCGCGCTCCCGCGAAGCCACCTCCCCCGAGCTCCGGCCGGCCATCGCGGTGGAGCTCGCCGAGCTCGCGTTCGCGAAGGGCATGTTCGACACGACCCGCGCCGAGGCCGAGCTCGCCCGCTCGGGCGACGCGAAGGTCGCGCTCCGCGCGAGCAACTTGCTCGGAAAGATCCGCCTCGCCGAAGGCAAATGGGACGAGGCCGACGCGCACTTCGCGGGCGACGCCATGGCGGCCAACGCGGCGGGCCTCGCACGTGAGGCGCTGCGAGCGCGCATGAACCGGGCGATCGCCATCCTTTCGAAGGGGCTGCTCGACGAGGCCGAGCTCATGTTGCGGGCCATCTTGGCCGACGCCGAGCGCGCCGAGGACCAGTTCGCCTGCGCCTACACCCTGACGAACCTCGCGGTCGTCGCGTGGACCCGCCACGACTACGGCACCGCCCTCGACTGCCTCGAGCGCACCTTCGCACGCCGGCGCGCCCTCGGCTCGCCCGCCACGATCCGCCACACCGTCGCGAGCCTCGCGGAGCTCCGCTTGCGCCTCGGTTTGTTCGACCACGCCGCCCACACGGTCGCCTTCGGCCGGCGCGCACCCATGAGCCCCGCCGACGCGGCGCAGTTCGCCATCGTCGCCGCGCGTATCTCCCTCGCCAAGGCCGACTCGGTCGGCGCGCGACGCGAGGTCGAGGCCGCCATCGCCGACGCGACCGCCGCGGCCGACAAAGAGCTCGTGGGCGAGGCCTACCGCGTCGCCGCGCGCATCTCCCTCGACGAGGGCGACGTCGCCGCGTGCCGCGCGCACCTGGCCGAGCCCTCGGCCCCCGGGACGACCGGGCGCGCCAAGGCCGAGCACGGCCTCCTCGGAGCGCTCGCCGCACGCGCCGCCGGGGCAGCCGACCTCGAGCTCGCCCGAGCCGCCCTCCGCCACGCTCGCGAGGCTGGCGACGAAGAAATCCTTTGTGAAATCCTGCACTTGATGGCGCTGACCCATCGCGACGCGGGGGACGTGACCGCCGCACGTGGGTTCTGCGAGCAGGCCGCCCAGATTCGCGCTCGTGTGGCCGACGGGCTCCGCATCGACGTGCGCGGCGCCTTCCTCGCGAAGGCCGAAGGCATCGCGCTCACGCGCCTTCAGACGGCGCTCACCGAGGCCCCCTCCGAGGTCGACGTCGAGCCCTCGCCTCGCACCGAGCGCTCCCCTCGCGAGAAGGCCCCCGAGTCCCAGCGCGAGATCGTCGGAGACGATCCGCAGATTCGCGCGCTCGTCGCGTCGATCAAGAAGGTCGCCCGATCGAGCGCCACCGTGCTCGTGCGCGGCGAGAGCGGCACCGGCAAAGAGCTCGTCGCCGAGGCGCTCCACCGGGCGAGCGACAGGGCCCAAGGTCCTCTCGTCTCGGTGAACTGCGCGGCGCTCGTCGAGACGCTGCTCTTGTCCGAGCTCTTCGGGCACGAGAAGGGCGCGTTCACCGGCGCCGGCTCGCGTCGTCGCGGACGCTTCGAGATGGCCGAGGGCGGCACGCTCTTCCTCGACGAAATCGGAGACATCTCGCCACGCACCCAGGTCGCCCTGCTCCGCGTGCTCCAAGAGAAGACCTTCGAGCGTGTCGGCGGAACCACGCCCGTGCGCGCGAACGTGCGCATCGTGTGTGCCACGCACCGCGACCTCCGCGCGATGGTCGAGCGCGGCGAGTTCCGCGAGGATCTCTACTACCGCTTGCGCGGCATCCAGCTCGAGGTCCCCGCGCTCCGCCAGCGCCCCGGTGACATCGGCAAGATCGCCGACTCGCTGCTCGCCCGCATCGCGCAAGAGCGCTCCGAGACGCCGAAGCGCCTCACCGATGCCGCCCTCGAGCTCCTTCGGGCGCACAGGTGGCCGGGCAACATCCGCGAGCTCGAGAACGCACTCCGCGCGGCGTCGCTCTTCACCGAAGGCGAGCTCATCGACGCCGCCGAGCTCGTCGACAACGTCGAGGACCTCCGCGCCGTGGCCCAGGCCGTCCCCGCCCCACTCTCGCTCCGATCGAGCGTGATGCCGCCGGCGCCCCCGAGCCTCGAGTCAGTGCCCCAGATCACGCACACCGACGACGAAGACGACGCCCCGCTCCCCACGGGAGAGGCCAACGCCACGGCGATCGCCTACGAACAGGTGCGCCAGGGGCAGGTGTCGCTCTTCGACATCAAGCGCCAGATCGAGCGCGATTGCATCGCACGCGCTCTCTCGGAGACCAAAGGCAACATCACCAAGGCCGCCGCGCTCCTCGGCATGAAGCGCCCGCGCCTCTCGCAGCTCGTCAAGCAGTATGGCCTCGCGGCCACGTCCACGGAGGGACTGTAA